Proteins co-encoded in one candidate division KSB1 bacterium genomic window:
- a CDS encoding PAS domain S-box protein, which produces ELICRRTANGTIVFVNEAYCRYFGKKPEELIGTSYMPAMPHEHMQTARDHFLALRPSRPTLTHEHIVLNAKGEERWMQWRVRAFFDERGRLAGMQSVGSDVTERRRAEQKAREEAEDLALVARINAGVTASLGLHRVLRIFAQGLTKSFGCKNIGVFLLSEDGRYLIWDKRILSRTQAKQIEQQIGMPIPSVKIDLEHSRIFRTVLLGQSPQVLADDRSVEEAMEECVRGIVPRRVLPGVHQFLSLVPLVTMPLVCGTERVGVLAISRGSSFSDSELKRIGRIAGALALAIKHQRLEQALRQSEERLRHMAESLSEGLAIVEGEKVLYANPRLRELFGYEGELRPEFFIECAAPEEQIRLRKLAEEAQKLGRKEYEAEFWVGAGNHKRRFVRLRCIRPSGREHARTYLIASDMTEHRLADEEREHIIGQLLHSLSEVKTLSGLLPMCPRCKKIRDDKGYWHQVEAYLGSHTPAQLSYALCPTCARQAQRGKKKQDPESGLTSQAKGPGDSSRMD; this is translated from the coding sequence CAGAGCTCATTTGTCGCCGCACTGCAAACGGCACCATCGTTTTCGTCAACGAGGCCTATTGTCGATACTTTGGAAAAAAGCCTGAGGAGCTGATCGGAACCAGCTACATGCCGGCGATGCCCCACGAACATATGCAGACTGCGAGAGATCACTTCCTCGCCCTGCGCCCTTCCAGGCCGACGCTCACGCATGAGCACATTGTGCTCAACGCCAAAGGTGAGGAGCGGTGGATGCAGTGGCGGGTCCGAGCGTTTTTCGACGAACGGGGTCGACTGGCGGGCATGCAGTCGGTGGGCTCTGACGTGACCGAACGTAGGCGCGCAGAACAGAAAGCCAGGGAAGAGGCGGAAGACTTGGCGCTGGTGGCGCGTATCAATGCCGGAGTGACCGCTAGCCTGGGGCTGCACCGCGTGTTGCGCATCTTCGCCCAGGGACTGACGAAGAGCTTTGGGTGCAAGAACATCGGGGTCTTCCTGCTCAGCGAAGATGGGCGATACTTGATTTGGGATAAGCGAATTCTGAGTCGAACGCAGGCAAAGCAGATTGAGCAACAGATTGGCATGCCGATCCCATCGGTGAAGATCGACCTTGAGCATTCGAGAATTTTCCGTACTGTCCTGCTGGGACAAAGCCCACAGGTCCTTGCCGACGATCGTTCGGTGGAAGAGGCCATGGAAGAGTGCGTGAGAGGCATCGTGCCCCGCCGTGTACTTCCGGGGGTGCATCAATTCCTATCTCTGGTACCCCTTGTGACGATGCCTCTTGTGTGCGGCACAGAAAGGGTGGGCGTGCTAGCTATCTCCCGGGGCTCTTCATTTAGCGATTCGGAATTGAAGCGCATCGGCCGCATCGCTGGCGCCTTAGCACTGGCAATCAAACATCAACGACTGGAGCAGGCGCTGCGCCAGAGCGAGGAACGCCTCCGTCACATGGCCGAGAGTCTCAGCGAAGGTCTGGCCATAGTGGAAGGGGAAAAGGTCCTCTATGCCAATCCCAGGCTGCGGGAGCTCTTCGGATACGAAGGTGAGCTGAGACCCGAGTTTTTCATCGAATGCGCGGCCCCGGAGGAGCAGATCCGGCTGCGCAAATTGGCCGAGGAGGCGCAGAAACTGGGCCGGAAGGAGTACGAGGCCGAATTCTGGGTTGGAGCAGGCAACCACAAGCGGCGTTTTGTCCGCCTCCGTTGTATCCGGCCCTCGGGGCGGGAGCACGCGCGCACCTATCTGATTGCCAGCGACATGACCGAGCACCGCCTGGCGGATGAAGAGCGGGAACACATCATCGGGCAGCTGCTGCACAGCCTAAGTGAGGTCAAGACCTTGAGTGGACTGCTGCCCATGTGTCCGCGGTGCAAGAAGATCCGCGACGACAAGGGTTACTGGCACCAGGTAGAGGCGTATCTCGGCAGCCACACCCCGGCGCAGCTGAGCTACGCCCTCTGTCCAACCTGTGCCCGTCAGGCGCAACGAGGTAAGAAAAAACAAGATCCCGAGAGCGGGCTGACTTCGCAGGCCAAAGGCCCTGGCGACTCCTCCCGAATGGATTGA